The sequence AAATTTCACCTATGAACAACCTAAGCAACAACATCTAATGCATTTGATTTTATAATTCACCTAACCTAAAATTTACTCTGTTCCTACTGTCAAGCTACTTAAACTTCTTCCCTTTGTACAGTACAATAACTTTGTATTTCAATTAGAAGAAATACAGTTTGTATCTATTGCAATGTATACCTTGGAAAAATTGAATCATTAAATgtccatttaaataaatgagtCTTTCACATTATATGTCTGCTCATTATTCACAAGAACAAACAGCACAGTATTGCAATAAACAGCAGTGCATTacacttttgcttttacttACGCATGGAAGCTGCACATGTGAAAACTGTTACAGCCACTGAAGACCCTAGCACTATAAATAGTGCTCTATTGTTAGCAGATAGGAGATGAAACGAGCCTCACTGAGCATGGCGTGTCCGATTAAGCGTTAAGCTCTCCCTGCTAAAAGTGAGAGGCTACATCAAGTGATCAACGAGCCTGAGGGTAAGGCACATGCCTGGGAAGAGTTCGGTCTAACTCCGTAGCTTCCCTCAGGCAACACAAACGCAGCAACTTATCTTTCTGCCTCAGCAATGGCAGAAGCTGTTATAAGACACTGGGTGGAAACTCCTGTACGCTATCAAGAGCAGTTTGcagcccaggagctggaagCACACAAACTGGATCACTCTCTGTATGCTTTGCCGGGCCCTTCTACAGCAGCACTGAGCAACAGGAGGCAAACGGTGGAAAGTACAGCCGGGGCCGAGGCCGGTGGCCAGGAGCAGGGAACCACAGGCTTTCAGGTCTTGCTGGATGTTGTGCAGTTCCGCCCTGAAGATATCATCATTCAGACTTTTGAAGGCTGGCTCCTGATCAAAGCTCAGCATGGACCCAGGATGGATGAACATGGTTTCATATCGAGAAGCTTTACCAGACAGTACAAGTTGCCTGACGGAGTGGAGAACAAAGATTTGTCTGCACTCTTCTGCCATGATGGCATTTTGGTTGTTGAAATGAAGAACTCGGTGGGAATGAATTAGAACCTTGTCCATAGTTTATTGGTGAGATAAAATTATTCTTAATATAACAAGACGATATCATTCAAGTAATGCTGTAGAGTGTAGAAAGCATGTGGCTGTATTTAtattacaggaaagaaaaatctctgtatatatttttcagcatgCTGAATTTATTGTTTGATGTGAAATGTTAGACTACTTGTCTCAGGCTACGTGTATCCTGGAAAGCTAGGCTTTTTGAACAGTAGAAAATTTAGGCTAAtcacagcaagagaaaaaaatctatttgatattattgaaaataaaacacatttaagagTTCAGTGAACAAGGAATTGTATTTCTTGCAATAAGCACTTGTAATATATATTCATAATGATTAAAGAAGCAATAGACAGGTTGTGAgtttttttgaaatttaatttacataccaaaaatgttgttttctagTTTTTTAGATTAAGTTCTTCTTCCTAGGCTCTGGAGAAGCACACAAACTGAAGGataatatcaagaaaaaaaatccacagttaatgtttatatataaaatagccTTGAAAAAGCACTTTTTAGAAGTGTGTTACATGTTTGAAAATATAGAAAACCAGAATATTCACTGACTATATATGTTTGAAAACACAGTACGTAGAAATGAAACTTTCTgtcaaagacagaaataaaatgctgcaaGAGATTTAGAAATTTGTTGTTGCTTAACACATTCTGCTATCTATTTGCAaccaaagaagaaatatattgcTTACAAATACTCAAAAGCATCAAGTTTTTCTTTGTGAACCCCTGCTAATAAAAAGGCATTACTCTAGCATGGGtgcctttattattattcactGTCTTGTAGATCAATAAGCTGAATACTTAATTCTTCATGTTGCTTGACAGTTTAGGCTGACATCCTCCAACTGTACTTTCAAGATCaaatttttctgctgtttttttctcccactctTTCTGTACCAATATGGATCCAATTTTAGTGTGGGGGTTCCTTACTACAGACACAAGTCTAATTTCTCTCTCAGtttctctgatttaaaaaaGAGTAGTAGAGATGAAAATAACATCTGCCCACTATACCTTGTAATTGGTCTTCTctacattttaacaaaaaaatgctCTACATGAGTTTGCAAGTGCTCAAAAATTTGAGATCTGCAGCTGCAAATGAAAGTGCCTCCTTTCATGCACACTGGAGATAAGTTTGACTGCTCTGCTATGAATAGTAGAGGAATGTGGGATGGAAAGTGCCAAGTTAAATACAGACTCTTTACAATAGCCATCTGCCGGTTGcccaaattaaaaacatattcaaaTGAAATTGAatacaaatacaattttaagactatgaaaaaaatctgatgaacAAACCCCTGGCACTCACCAGCTGAAGCCAGAGAGTTCTTTTACTCTGAAATGAAAGCCTGAAGCTTGCACTTCTGCACATGTCCATTCATCAGAAAGACTTTTGTTGTGATTGTTTAGACTTGAAGGCATTTGAAAGCAGTTCACTTTAGAAAACTGGAGAGTTGCattcttgcattttatttattatttgtactAACAAGAAATTTGTACAAGAAGTGCAGAATAAGACCTGGATTGTAAATTTCCATGATgtactaattattattattattttttttttttttggaatacaGCATAAGTCAAGAAACTGCTATTTTTTAACAAACCAAGCTAAATAAAATACGTATGTCCCTACATTTCCATTTAACTCACACTTCCACCTCATATTGCCTGTGTCTAATTTGTATATTGGTTTAAGGTAATGAGAAATCAATCACACTAGAAAATTGGGTCTAGATTTTATACACTTCTAGGTCAAGGAGCTTTCTCAGCCAGGAATCTGATGGAACATGTAGCATGGATTAAAAACTGTGAAGTCTAGATACAGGTCTAGATTTAAACCTTGCATGCCAACTCTATAAAAACTCACATGTTTATACCCTTGGTTTACATATCATTTTATGGCACAACTGCTGGAAGATAGCTCAGAGTCACCAGTGAGTAACCTGCTTTGCTGACCTCTGCTGACTTTCTCTTTACAGAGAATTTTGTAATTTGACCATTTAAAATTACAAGTTGTTATAAAAACGATTTTACCTATGTATGTGGTGATGGTGTTTATAGCCCTAGAGatgaaaaagcagtttaaaaaaaaaaaaacactgacaaTTATTCTAAATTAGATGATGATTAAACTACTGGAAACTTGGCAAGGAATTAGATCAGACAGCCAAAATCACATCGTCTGTTCTATATATGTAAATACCACGTTTACACAGAGCCCTTCCTACGTGTACAGGCCTGCCTCACAAAACTGGATAAGGGGTTTGGCATCTCTGTGCCCGATTCCATACTTGCTGATGACACTGTCTGTCATAAGCCAGCAGAAAGTACTGACCCAAACATGTCAGGGATGCACGCGGCCAGGTTTCTTCTTCCCTAGCACCCAGAGGAACCCAGTACAGAGGCCTAAGCCCATGCTCCTTCACGAATGGCCACGTGCCCCGGCCCCACACCAGTGTGGTGGATAAGTGAGACCGTGCTGGAATATGGACGTGCCACTCGCTCCCCCTCTTTTAGTTCCAGGTACAGCACAGGCAAGTGTTTCTGTCGTCTGTTTAGTTTACTGAAAGTTTTGGGATGAATGCTTTTTATATGTTAACCAGAACAGCCTCAAAGTATGTGGCAGAGCActtctgaattttctgtaaggagctgttttcatttgtatgTGATGTTTGACTTTGTAATTCAATTAGCACCGAATTTGAACGTCAAGGAGAGAGCTGTTAATATTGCTCACGAACAGCAGAATGAGACATCTGTAAACAGCAAAGAATTTTTGAACAGTTACAGCTTAAGGCAGGTTTAATACGCACTGATTTGATTAAATTAAGAACCCTGATATTGGCTGGCCACAAAATCCTGGCCCAGAATAAACAATATATGCTGCTGCAAGCACTGCAGAGCAAGTTATTGAACCTTCTCAGTATCTGTCAGTGAAGGATTACCTTTGTAATTGATCAGGCTGCTCCTCCAAATTGGGTAAAGATGATTTCATGCATGGATCTAAGCACtgtaaaaaatgctttcatagAAGAAAATGTCTCAGTATCAGAACAGGTTGCCAAAAGCAAGGtcacaaacacatttctgtgtGACCGCTGTGGGCAGAAAGCCTACAAATGCCTTGGACTTTGAGACATTGCCTTGTCTTTTTATAGTATCTGCTGTATCCAGGGCATTTGAGATGTCTCAACACAATCTGATACTTGCAGTAAAGGGAACTGAGGCTGACGCAGCACTCATCATTCACTGAGTAACCACTCAGCTACAGCTATGGATAttggaagagaggaaaagaaacccCTGGGGTAATCATGACAGCAAAATTCCCATTAAGAAGGGCAGGTCTTTCATTCCTTATACAGTTCATAGCTGGAaatcaaaatatgcatttttatctGACTAACACTATGAGATTTGGCTTCTAATGGGAGtaggaatatttctgaaaatactgggTGTGCTTTCTCATTTGAGAGAGATGCTGGCCTTAGACTTGCTGACTGCCAGAGACAACAGCTGGCCCCGATCATCCCGAGGACAGCATCTCCATGGCCCTACACTGAAGGCAGGGGTTAAGCCTAAGGGATTAGATCTACCTGCGCATTGCATCAGGGATACCTGAGGTGGACCTGCTCACGCTCGAGCCAGAAGTATCATCCCCTTTTGCCACTTCAGGTCCAGAAAGCCTGGAGCGCCCATTGCTGTGTGCAAGATAAAAAATCATcccttattaaaaatacttttatggATGGAGAGACAGGAGAAACGAGGCACTGCAGCTCAGGACCCCCATTCAGTTTGGTGCTAGACTGGGGGCCTTGGCTCTCTGTTCCACTGTGGGCTATAGCCTCACAAGCCCCATCAATCTTTGGAATGTCTTTCTCAGCCcttaaaaatgcactttttataAAGAAGTCAAGTATTTCTCACACACTCTTTAACCACACGGTAATAACTCTGATGACCATATTTTCAGGGGGAAGTATTTCTAGTAGCTGCTTGCACAAGCAGGACTGATGCAAGGAGAGAATCGTTTTCATCTTCCCCTGTGTTCTTCAGCTTGTTTCAGTGCTTTTGGCTGACCCTGATGCCAGTGAGTAGCACTCTTCTGCTGATGAACCATGTCACTCCCTAGTCCTGCAAGCtaatgcagaagcagcagcttgcagagctctgtgcacAAAGAGGAGACAGAAAATTGTAGCACCATGGTGGGCCTGGGCACATGAGGATGTCCACCAGAGGTGGGCTCCAGAAAGGATGGGGAACAGGAAAAACTCTCCAACTGATTTGGAATATATACTtacatatttcaatattttgagGTATAATACTCAATCTCTTATTAGAAAGAATTTACTTTTGTATAAGATGGTCATCTTTAAAGGGCTGAgagatatttcaaaataacCTTAACTGACAAATTTAGGTTGCTAATAGAAAAGGAATGAGAGAACAAGTCACATACAATCTTCAGCTACATTTCTTTCCAATTGCACATCCCGTTAGTTTTCCCACCCACTAGTTCTACACTCCCATCAGGTAAGGATGGATACCACCACACAGTCTCCAAAG is a genomic window of Anser cygnoides isolate HZ-2024a breed goose chromosome Z, Taihu_goose_T2T_genome, whole genome shotgun sequence containing:
- the HSPB3 gene encoding heat shock protein beta-3, with product MAEAVIRHWVETPVRYQEQFAAQELEAHKLDHSLYALPGPSTAALSNRRQTVESTAGAEAGGQEQGTTGFQVLLDVVQFRPEDIIIQTFEGWLLIKAQHGPRMDEHGFISRSFTRQYKLPDGVENKDLSALFCHDGILVVEMKNSVGMN